In Rhodothermales bacterium, the genomic stretch ACCGTCGGCGCCAACGGCAATTGCTCCCATGGCCGAGGGTGCGCCGATGGCGTCAGAGATGTCTGTGCTCGGGCCTCCGATGTACAGGTCATCGATGAAGACCGTACCACCGCCATCGGCGTTGTCAAACGACTGCGCCAGGCCGCGAACATGCTCCCACGAGAAGTCCTTGAACACCATGCAATCGGTCGCGTCATTCGGGTTGCATTGCTGGCCGTTTGGATCAACGTACTGCCCTACGGAACCCGCCCAGCCGCCAACATACGACCAGTACTGGGCCAGGGTATCCAGCGGCGTTGCCAGATCCGTTCCGTCCACATTCTTGCCGATCTTGGCCGAATCGAGGGCGGCGATCGTCGAAGGCGGAAACGGGATGGCAAGATCATGCCACTCGTTGTTCATCAGCCAGGCCGGATAGAACCAAAGGAGTCGATACTCCACATCCTTCTCGGCCCAGACCTCAGGCGACTCGTCCGTTGCATCGTACATGACAATTCCGACGTTGGGCTTGCCAATATTATCCGAGGAGGCCCATATCCGGGCATAAAGCGTATCGCCCTCACCAACTGCTGCTCCAACATTCGCTGACATGTCGACGCCGTCTTGTCCATCCCAGCGCCAGCCCGGGGCCGCCCAATTGGAATAGGTGAACTGGGCAACCGAGTTCTCCGAATTCGTCGGATCGGTTACAATCTGGCCACCGAAATCAGGAATCGTGACGTTCGACCCCTCCGCGAAGAAGAAAAACTCGTCACCTATTGGTGGTTGCTGTGCATGCGCCGGGCTCACGGTCATTCCGATGACACCGATCAGACATGCGAGGACCGCGAGGCGGCTCGTAACGGATTCAGTCATACTTTCCTCCGTGGAGTAAATGACTATTTAAGAAATTTCGAGGCGTCGCGACGTCCGCGAAGCCCGAAGTTAATTTCGATTCGCTTCAAGAGATGGCATCTTCCAGGACGACGAAAGCCGTCCGCGTCGAGCGCCAGATGAAACGTCCTGAAAACCTTTTCAGGAAGAACTTAAGGACACGGGGCTGTCTGGTCAAGTCAGCCTGTACCACCCCGATGGACATCCTTGAGAACAGTAATCTCAATACTGAAAATAGGTTCTTGGCAAGCAAAAAAGCACTTTTTATCGTTCAAATCGATCACTGTTCAAGTCTTCCGTTCACCAAATTCACAATTGATCATCGCTTTTTCAGACCACGAGCGAGCGTACTCAGCGATTCAGGCTCCCGACAAGCCAAAATCGACCGTGTTCAGGTTGAAGCCGGCGGCTGTCACTTCAATCCGTAGCTCATGGCGCCCCGCCGTCAATGCAACACCGCTCACGCTGACACTATTCCAACTCTGCCATCCGCCCGTGGCCGACACCTCCAGCTGCTGAATCACCGCGACTCCATCTATTCGCATCGCCAGCCGTCCCCCACCCGAAGCCGACGCCACACGAAACGTCACGGTGTACGATCCGGACGCGGCCACGTCAACCGTGTACCGTAGCCACTCACCCGCGTCAATCCACCCAACATTATACCCGTTGCCTGAGATGTCGTCGGTCCTCTCAATGTCGACGCCGTCGTTTCGATACTGGCCGCCATTGTTTGCCAGGCCCGGCGATCCCGATTCGTTCTTGTGCTGCGTGTCCGAATACGATACTCCCTGCGCACCAATGTCGTAATCCGTCGCACTGATGGTCCCCGGAATTGACAATTCCCGGTACGGCGTCGGCAACGATGCGAAGGTGTTGCTGAACAGTGCCGCCACGACGTCGGGCCGGTAGTCGCACCGGTCGATGCTCAGATTCTCCGCCATAGCGAACAACGCCTGCCTGGCAGCGTCCGCAGACGGACGGGGGCCCTGTCCCCTCCAGTAAGCAAGTACGTCCTCGTACCCGTCCGCATACGGAGCCGACAGTGGACTCGTAACCGTCTCAATCTTCTTATGCGTCCACCAGTTCCAACCGATCCCGTTCTGCTCGACCATCCGGGTGACTTCGTAGAACCAGTCATTGGAGTTCTCACCCGATTCACCCAGCCACAACGGCGTGTTCGTCTCATCCCGCAACTGAAACAGATAACCGATCGTGCCCGCGTCGGTCGAGTTCCAGTACTTGTGGAAAGCCCACACCATGTTGTTGTCGAACGCAGGAGTGAGCGCCGAAAAATCGGTCGCGTACCAGTTCCCTTCGATGTAGAGCGTGTGGTTCGGATCGATGTTGCGAACCGACGACGAGAGCCGAAGCATGAACCGCCGAAAGTCCGTACCCGTCACACCGGATGGAAGCACCGGCTCGTTAATCAAATCATACCCGATGATCCACGGCTCATTCTTGTAACGCCGCGCAATCTCGTTCCAGATCTCGATCGTCAGCTCCTGATTTTCCGGTTCCAGCCAGAGACGTGCCGTACCGTCGCTGTCGCTGATGTTACCGCCGTTCTGACCGCCCGGCGCCGCGTGCATGTCCAGTATCACGTATATCCCGTTGGCTTTGCACCAGCCTATAAAACGGTCGAACAGGTCGAACCCCTCCTCCCGAAATGAACCCAGGTCAGGATCGTAGAGCACCTTGTAGTGAAAGGGCAGGCGGATATGATCGAACCCCC encodes the following:
- a CDS encoding cellulase family glycosylhydrolase: ISCDSGDPEGEEQQTFFRTSGKQILNREGQPVVLRGVGLGGWLMPEGYMLHTPGYGSPTSIRGQIEDLIGAANADRFFEIYRQQYVKKEDIDRIAEWGFDHIRLPFHYKVLYDPDLGSFREEGFDLFDRFIGWCKANGIYVILDMHAAPGGQNGGNISDSDGTARLWLEPENQELTIEIWNEIARRYKNEPWIIGYDLINEPVLPSGVTGTDFRRFMLRLSSSVRNIDPNHTLYIEGNWYATDFSALTPAFDNNMVWAFHKYWNSTDAGTIGYLFQLRDETNTPLWLGESGENSNDWFYEVTRMVEQNGIGWNWWTHKKIETVTSPLSAPYADGYEDVLAYWRGQGPRPSADAARQALFAMAENLSIDRCDYRPDVVAALFSNTFASLPTPYRELSIPGTISATDYDIGAQGVSYSDTQHKNESGSPGLANNGGQYRNDGVDIERTDDISGNGYNVGWIDAGEWLRYTVDVAASGSYTVTFRVASASGGGRLAMRIDGVAVIQQLEVSATGGWQSWNSVSVSGVALTAGRHELRIEVTAAGFNLNTVDFGLSGA